GACCAGCACGTTCCACAGCTCGCCGCCGCGCGCCTCGTGGATGCGCACGCGCACACGCTCGCCGAGCGCGCGGCGCAACAGGTCTTCCATGTTGTGCAGCACGTCGCCGAGACTGCTCGGGACAGGTTGCAGCGCCTGACGGCGTCCGAACGCGAGCAGTTGCGACGCGAGCTTCGAGCCTCGCTCGACGGCCTCGATCGCGCGGCCGATACGCGAGCGGCTCCAGGCATCGTCGTGCCTCGCGCCCAGCAGTTCCAGATTGCCGCGCAGCACTTGCAGCACGTTGTTGAAGTCGTGTGCGACGCCGCCCGTCAGCTTGCCGAGCGCTTCCATTTTCTGGGATTGAAACAGCGCGTTGCGCGTCTGGTCGAGCAGTTCGGCGGCCTGACGGCGCTCGGTGATGTCGCGCGTGATCTTCGCGAAGCCGATCAGCGTGCCGCTTTCGTCGCGGATCGCATCGATCACGACGTGCGCCCAGAACCGGCTGCCGTCGCGCCGCACGCGCCAGCCTTCGGCTTCCCAGCGGCCTTCGCGCGCAGCCGTTTCGAGGCCGCGCTTCGGCACGCCCGCCGCCGCGTCTTCGGGCGTATAGAAGCACGAAAAATGCGAGCCGATGATCTGCTCGTCCGTATAGCCCTTGATGCGGCGGGCGCCCGGATTCCAGTTCGTCACGCAGCCTTCCGGCGACAGCATGAAGATCGCGTAATCGTTCACGCCCTGGACGAGCAAGCGGAAGCGCCGGTCGCTTTCGAGCGCGGCGTCCGTGGCGTTCTTCTTGTCGCTGATGTCACGCTCGACGCGCCCGTAGCCGAGCAGTTCCCCGCCCGGCGAATAGAGCGCCGTGACAATGACGTTGGCCCAGAAGAGCGTGCCGTCCTTGCGCACGCGCCAGCCTTCCGTTTCGTCGCGCCCGCTTTCGTGCGCGCGTTGCAGCGCTGCCTCGGGGTGACCCGAACGCTGGTCTTCGTCGGGATACGTCACGCGCACGTGCTGGCCGAGAATCTCGTCGGACGTATAGCCCTGGATGGTCTCGCCGCCGCGGTTCCAGCTGATGATCGTGCCGTCGGGCGCGAGTGCGTAGATTGAATAATCGGTGGTGGATTCGGCCCACAGGCGCAGCCATTCGCTGCTGAAGTCTCCGACGTGCGTGTCCATGCCGCTTGCAGCAGCATCCTGTTCCTTGCGCGGATGAGGCGGTTGCGTATCCTGTCCCGCTTCTCGCCTCACTACGCTGCCAATGTCTTTATCGTCGTCGCTCATTGCCCTGAATATGGCCTCTCTGCAAGGCTATTGTATAAGCATGAACGTGCCGCCGGAATGCCTATTTAACCCTGAGCAAACTGGTTGGCTGTGCTTCACAGCGGAAACTTCGTCGTCGAGAGGATTTCCTTTAGCACCATGAAGCTGCGGATCTGCCGCACGCCTGGCAGGTACAGCAATTGCTCCGCGTGCAGCCGGTTGAAGCTCTCGCTGTCGCGCGTGCGCACGAGCATGAAGTAATCGAATTCGCCCGTGACCACGTGACACTCCATGCAGCCCGAGACTTTTTGCGCGGCCTTTTCGAAGGCGGCGAAGGTGTCGGGTGTCGAGCGGTCGAGCACCACGCCGATCACCACCAGCATCCCCGCGCCGACCGCTTTCGGATCGAGCAGCGCAACCGTCGCGCGGATCATGCCCATTTCCTTGAGCCTTTCGACCCGCCGCAAGCAGGCGGGCGCGCTGAGCTTCACTTTGGCTGCAAGCGCAACGTTCGAGATCGACGCGTCCTGCTGAAGCTGCTTGAGGATCGCGCGATCGATGCGGTCGAGTTGCGCGAGCGGCGCGGCTTCCGTTGATGCCTGACGGCGTAATTTTGTTGCGCACATGGTCTATCCGAAGAAACGAAAGAAAGTCACGGATGAAAATTTCGCTTTCAAAGTAGCCGTAAGCCATTTATTTCGCAAGCTCATTTCGCCGGGACTTTTCTATCATGTTTCCCAGCGCGGCATCGTTCGCGCGGCGTCCGGCGCAAGTGGCCGACGCGCGATGCAAGCCCTTCCCAGACCAACGGACCTCGACCATGAACCTGCAACGCTTTCCCCGTTATCCCCTCACTTTCGGGCCGACGCCGATCCAGCCGCTCAAGCGCCTCTCCGATCACCTCGGCGGCAAGGTTCAGCTTTACGCGAAGCGCGAGGACTGCAACAGCGGTCTCGCGTTCGGCGGCAACAAGACGCGCAAGCTCGAGTACCTGATTCCCGAAGCGCTCGCGCAAGGCTGCGATACGCTCGTGTCGATCGGCGGCATCCAGTCGAACCAGACACGCCAGGTCGCGGCCGTCGCCGCGCATCTCGGCATGAAGTGCGTGCTCGTGCAGGAGAACTGGGTCAACTATCACGACGCCGTGTATGACCGCGTCGGCAATATCCAGATGTCGCGCATCATGGGGGCGGACGTGCGGCTCGTGGCCGACGGCTTCGATATCGGCATTCGCAAGAGCTGGGAAGACGCGATGGAAAGCGTGCGCGCGACGGGCGGCAAGCCGTTCCCGATTCCCGCCGGCTGTTCCGAGCACCCGCTCGGCGGGCTGGGCTTCGTCGGCTTCGCGGAAGAAGTGCGGCAGCAGGAAGCCGAACTCGGCTTCAAGTTCGACTACATCGTCGTGTGCTCGGTGACGGGCAGCACGCAGGCGGGCATGATCGTCGGCTTCGCGGCGGACGGACGCGCGGATCGCGTGATCGGCATCGACGCTTCGGCGAAACCGGAGCAGACGCGCGAGCAGATTACGCGCATCGCGAAACACACGGCGGAACTGGTCGATCTGGGTCGCGACATCACCGCGCAGGACGTCGTGCTCGATACGCGTTACGGCGGGCCCGAATACGGCCTGCCGAACGAAGGCACGCTCGAAGCGATCCGCCTGTGCGCGCGCTTCGAAGGCGTGTTGACCGATCCCGTCTACGAAGGCAAGTCGATGCACGGCATGATCGACAAGGTGCGGCTCGGCGAATTTCCGGAGGGATCGAAAGTGCTGTATGCGCACCTGGGCGGCGTGCCTGCGCTGAACGCCTACAGTTTCCTGTTCCGCGAAGGCTAAACACTACCGGCGCCACAAAGACAAATGGCGATGCCCTTCGGCATCGCCATTCGCCTCCCCGCCACACGGCCGTCGATCTGCGGCCTCGCCTTCCCCCGTTTTTTCTAAGTTACTTCACCAGGTCGCCCGACACCCATCCTTGCGCGACACCGATCTGCGCAACCTGTTTCGCCACTGAGTCCGCCAGTTTCTTCGAGTCGCTCGTCACGGTGTCGTTCTTGTGCTCCGAGCCGACATGCAGCGCGCCGCCGACAGCCGCCGATGTCGCGACATGTCCGACCGCCGCGCCGACGCCCGCCGTTTCCGCGACGCCTGGCATATGACCACTGTTCGCATCGGCGTCGAACGTCTGCACCAGTTGCGGCATGCCGCCCGCCGGCTTGTACAGCACCTGCACGTGCGCCGTCACTTCGCTCTTGCCTGCGCCGAGGCCGATCAGCGTGCGGCGGCGATGGTTGCCCGCGTCGATCGAAGCCACTGCGCCTTCGACGATCAGCACGTTCTTATCGGCAGGCGGCGGCGCATCGGTGCGGATCGCGTGCATGCCCATCGACTGCAGTTTCGCCACCACCTCGTCCGTCAGCTCGTTGCTCGCTTCGGCGGCTTCCTGCGTCTGTTGCGTGGCCTGCGACGAACCCGAGAAGCTCGCGCTCAGCTTGTGAACGATGCCGCTGTTGTCGAGCTTCACCGACTCCGGGTTGCTCGCGAACGTGTACACGTAGACGTTTTGCGGATTGGCCTGCGTGAGCGTCGAGTATTGGGCCGTGTTCGTGACGCTGGCTGCGG
This genomic interval from Paraburkholderia sabiae contains the following:
- a CDS encoding hybrid sensor histidine kinase/response regulator, with protein sequence MSDDDKDIGSVVRREAGQDTQPPHPRKEQDAAASGMDTHVGDFSSEWLRLWAESTTDYSIYALAPDGTIISWNRGGETIQGYTSDEILGQHVRVTYPDEDQRSGHPEAALQRAHESGRDETEGWRVRKDGTLFWANVIVTALYSPGGELLGYGRVERDISDKKNATDAALESDRRFRLLVQGVNDYAIFMLSPEGCVTNWNPGARRIKGYTDEQIIGSHFSCFYTPEDAAAGVPKRGLETAAREGRWEAEGWRVRRDGSRFWAHVVIDAIRDESGTLIGFAKITRDITERRQAAELLDQTRNALFQSQKMEALGKLTGGVAHDFNNVLQVLRGNLELLGARHDDAWSRSRIGRAIEAVERGSKLASQLLAFGRRQALQPVPSSLGDVLHNMEDLLRRALGERVRVRIHEARGGELWNVLVDTHQLENVLLNLAINSRDAMPEGGMLTFGLSNAVLDAQTAVTAQIDPGEYVKMTVTDTGTGMSADVAERAFDPFFTTKPEGQGTGLGLSMAYGFVLQSGGHIELASTPGVGTTVTIYLPRSTDTPVARAASPAEPQTGDDLRGDETVLVVEDDRRVQLTVVDLLSQLGYGVLTANDATEALTVLRSGAKVDLLFSDVVMPGPLLSPEMARQALLMRPSLKVLFTSGHTRDTMGLDAQLRRGADLLQKPYSRMQLARKIREVFDGTRHATQNEALRGASPVLQILIVEDDRDARDALCELLAMLGHTFEAVGNAEEALQRLQLHPFDVLLTDLTLPGMSGFDLARAAIALRAAQRVVFSSGLDAQTSDTTLPFEWTALRKPYSLDQLKAALDAQA
- a CDS encoding Lrp/AsnC family transcriptional regulator, which translates into the protein MCATKLRRQASTEAAPLAQLDRIDRAILKQLQQDASISNVALAAKVKLSAPACLRRVERLKEMGMIRATVALLDPKAVGAGMLVVIGVVLDRSTPDTFAAFEKAAQKVSGCMECHVVTGEFDYFMLVRTRDSESFNRLHAEQLLYLPGVRQIRSFMVLKEILSTTKFPL
- a CDS encoding 1-aminocyclopropane-1-carboxylate deaminase encodes the protein MNLQRFPRYPLTFGPTPIQPLKRLSDHLGGKVQLYAKREDCNSGLAFGGNKTRKLEYLIPEALAQGCDTLVSIGGIQSNQTRQVAAVAAHLGMKCVLVQENWVNYHDAVYDRVGNIQMSRIMGADVRLVADGFDIGIRKSWEDAMESVRATGGKPFPIPAGCSEHPLGGLGFVGFAEEVRQQEAELGFKFDYIVVCSVTGSTQAGMIVGFAADGRADRVIGIDASAKPEQTREQITRIAKHTAELVDLGRDITAQDVVLDTRYGGPEYGLPNEGTLEAIRLCARFEGVLTDPVYEGKSMHGMIDKVRLGEFPEGSKVLYAHLGGVPALNAYSFLFREG
- a CDS encoding DUF4410 domain-containing protein, with amino-acid sequence MFAALNSVRGKTIRSASAALAFSAMLLSGCAAASVTNTAQYSTLTQANPQNVYVYTFASNPESVKLDNSGIVHKLSASFSGSSQATQQTQEAAEASNELTDEVVAKLQSMGMHAIRTDAPPPADKNVLIVEGAVASIDAGNHRRRTLIGLGAGKSEVTAHVQVLYKPAGGMPQLVQTFDADANSGHMPGVAETAGVGAAVGHVATSAAVGGALHVGSEHKNDTVTSDSKKLADSVAKQVAQIGVAQGWVSGDLVK